In Kordia antarctica, the following proteins share a genomic window:
- a CDS encoding NACHT domain-containing protein encodes MDTSQELLIANLVYPIVKDLVLPKIQAVFKKNPKISVKKESVEEQLNLYLTQRYTKFLTIDTLVFPNMQTALEILYQPLTISCWEGVIGENIAIKIDSYPKELLPNYARVIIEDTAGMGKSTITKKLFQSIIEQKAGIPVLIELSQIKKKNSILKEIQNQMSPIGKKLSQDILLKLINEGNFIFLFDGYDEIALDDRDFTIKELHRFIEKAGDNYFLITSRPEDSLTSFGDFQKFHVNPLKNEEAYELLEKYDTYGHNKIAESLIEQLEESDDSLQEYLSNPFLVSLLYKSYEYKKDIPVKKTQFYQKVYDALFEAHDLSKVGYLKREKYSKLHTDDFERVLRYIGFFTSKANKIEYDKNSIIQFIEKAKRQTTDLKFKASDYLKDLLKTVPLFKKEGNNYKWAHKSLQDYFAAKFIWIDAKESRIDILIKIFHDEQNQRFYNVLLLYFELDRKGFEHTILKLLLIEFKKFIHDHDHYNYLSKEEHKIERIEKTFAKESIVIMISKASDYKKGASDVYRKYVKKTNKLNSFTEDQSAQLYKSQNPNRYIFTVITYNIYLAVILRLINEVYPNLTRKHFSTEYISTICKIREGNIYTLDDKRSNVLNKEENFKFVNDVIGNSNSRRSLKYYECLSKLKELEKNDSEAEKNELLDWKY; translated from the coding sequence ATGGACACTTCCCAAGAATTACTTATTGCTAACTTAGTATATCCTATTGTAAAAGATTTGGTATTACCTAAAATACAAGCTGTATTCAAAAAAAACCCTAAAATAAGTGTTAAGAAAGAAAGTGTTGAAGAACAATTAAATTTATACTTAACACAACGTTACACTAAGTTTTTGACTATTGATACATTGGTGTTTCCAAACATGCAAACAGCATTAGAAATATTATACCAACCATTGACTATAAGTTGTTGGGAAGGAGTTATTGGGGAAAACATTGCAATAAAAATTGATAGTTATCCAAAAGAATTATTACCTAATTATGCGAGAGTTATCATAGAAGATACCGCAGGAATGGGAAAATCTACTATTACGAAAAAGCTGTTTCAGTCTATTATTGAGCAAAAAGCAGGAATTCCTGTATTAATTGAATTAAGTCAAATAAAAAAGAAGAATAGTATTTTAAAGGAAATACAAAACCAAATGTCTCCTATTGGAAAAAAACTAAGTCAAGACATACTGTTAAAATTAATAAATGAAGGTAATTTTATATTTCTGTTTGATGGCTATGATGAAATTGCGTTGGACGATAGAGATTTTACCATAAAAGAATTACATCGTTTTATAGAAAAAGCTGGAGACAACTATTTCTTAATTACATCAAGACCTGAAGATTCGTTGACTTCCTTTGGCGATTTTCAAAAATTTCATGTAAATCCACTCAAGAATGAAGAAGCGTATGAGCTTTTAGAAAAATATGATACGTATGGACACAATAAAATAGCAGAAAGTTTGATCGAACAGCTAGAAGAAAGTGATGATTCATTACAAGAATATCTTAGTAACCCTTTCTTGGTTTCTTTGTTGTATAAATCCTATGAATATAAAAAGGATATTCCTGTAAAGAAAACTCAGTTCTATCAAAAAGTTTATGACGCACTATTTGAGGCACATGATTTATCAAAAGTAGGCTATCTGAAAAGAGAAAAATACAGCAAATTGCATACAGATGATTTTGAACGTGTGTTAAGATATATAGGTTTTTTTACGTCAAAAGCTAATAAAATTGAATATGATAAAAATAGTATCATTCAATTTATAGAAAAAGCGAAAAGGCAAACCACAGATTTAAAATTTAAAGCGAGTGATTATTTAAAGGACTTATTAAAAACCGTTCCATTGTTTAAAAAAGAAGGGAATAATTATAAATGGGCACATAAATCATTACAAGATTATTTTGCTGCGAAGTTTATTTGGATTGATGCTAAAGAGAGTAGAATTGATATATTAATAAAAATCTTTCATGATGAACAAAACCAACGTTTTTACAATGTATTGTTACTCTATTTTGAATTGGATCGAAAAGGTTTTGAGCATACAATATTGAAATTGCTTTTAATTGAATTTAAAAAATTTATACATGATCATGATCATTATAATTATTTATCCAAAGAAGAACATAAAATAGAAAGAATCGAAAAAACCTTTGCAAAAGAGTCAATAGTTATAATGATATCAAAAGCTAGTGATTATAAAAAAGGTGCTTCTGATGTATATCGTAAATACGTGAAAAAAACAAATAAATTGAATTCATTCACAGAAGATCAATCAGCACAACTTTATAAATCACAAAATCCAAACAGATATATTTTTACAGTTATTACATATAACATATACTTGGCAGTGATATTAAGGTTGATAAATGAAGTTTACCCTAACTTGACACGAAAACATTTTTCTACTGAATATATTTCTACGATTTGTAAAATAAGAGAAGGTAATATATATACTTTAGACGATAAAAGATCAAATGTTTTGAATAAAGAAGAAAACTTTAAGTTTGTTAATGATGTTATTGGAAACTCTAACTCTAGGCGTAGTTTAAAATATTATGAATGTTTATCTAAATTAAAAGAACTAGAAAAAAACGATTCCGAAGCAGAGAAAAATGAATTGTTAGATTGGAAATACTAA
- a CDS encoding fumarate reductase/succinate dehydrogenase flavoprotein subunit, whose amino-acid sequence MALDSKTPKGPIADKWTNYKNHIDLVNPANKRNIDIIVVGTGLAGGSAAATLAELGYNVKAFCFQDSPRRAHSIAAQGGINAAKNYQGDGDSTYRLFYDTVKGGDYRSREANVYRLAEVSANIIDQCVAQGVPFARDYGGLLDNRSFGGVLVSRTFYAAGQTGQQLLLGAYSAMNRQIGRGKIKMYNRHEMLDVVKVDGKARGIITRNLITGEVERHSAHAVVLGTGGYGNVFFLSTNAMGSNVTAAWKAHKRGAYFANPCYTQIHPTCIPVSGDHQSKLTLMSESLRNDGRIWVPKHMKDVEAIKAGTLKPKDLAEADRDYYLERRYPAFGNLVPRDVASRAAKERCDAGYGVNATGEAVFLDFASAIQRYGKETAHVKGLDENDAALVKKLGQEVVKNKYGNLFQMYEKIVDQDPYNTPMMIYPAVHYTMGGIWVDYNLMTTVPGLYCIGEANFSDHGANRLGASALMQGLADGYFVLPYTIGDYLSDDIRTGTISTDSKEFEEAEKEVKEKLNFFVTNEGKHSVDYFHKKLGKIMWNKVGMSRNAQGLTEAIAEIKALREQFWKEVKVPGTNEEYNEELAKAGRVADFLELGELFAKDALQREESCGGHFREESVELDGEQKGEAKRNDKDFAYVSAWEYKGEPSDAVLHKEELEFKDIELKQRSYK is encoded by the coding sequence ATGGCTTTAGATTCTAAAACACCAAAAGGTCCAATTGCAGACAAATGGACTAATTATAAAAATCACATTGACTTAGTAAACCCAGCAAACAAACGTAATATTGATATTATCGTTGTTGGAACTGGATTGGCAGGTGGTTCTGCAGCAGCTACTTTAGCAGAGCTTGGATATAATGTAAAAGCATTCTGTTTTCAAGATTCTCCGCGTCGTGCGCACTCAATTGCAGCACAAGGAGGAATCAACGCTGCAAAAAATTATCAAGGAGACGGAGATTCAACATATAGATTATTTTATGATACCGTAAAAGGTGGCGATTATCGTTCGCGAGAAGCTAATGTATATCGTTTGGCTGAGGTTTCTGCAAACATCATTGACCAATGTGTAGCACAAGGAGTTCCTTTTGCACGTGATTATGGAGGCTTGTTAGATAACCGTTCGTTTGGTGGCGTTTTGGTATCCAGAACATTTTATGCCGCAGGACAAACAGGACAACAATTATTACTTGGAGCGTATTCTGCTATGAACCGTCAAATTGGTCGTGGTAAAATCAAAATGTACAATCGTCATGAAATGTTAGACGTTGTTAAGGTTGATGGAAAAGCGCGTGGAATTATAACACGTAACCTTATTACTGGAGAAGTTGAACGTCATTCGGCACATGCTGTAGTTCTTGGAACTGGTGGTTATGGTAACGTATTCTTCTTATCCACAAACGCAATGGGAAGTAATGTAACAGCAGCTTGGAAAGCACACAAACGTGGCGCATACTTTGCAAATCCTTGTTACACACAAATTCACCCAACATGTATTCCTGTTTCGGGAGATCATCAATCTAAATTAACATTGATGTCTGAGTCTTTACGGAATGATGGACGTATTTGGGTTCCAAAACACATGAAAGATGTGGAAGCTATAAAAGCAGGAACTTTAAAACCTAAAGATTTAGCAGAAGCAGATAGAGATTATTACCTAGAACGTCGTTATCCAGCCTTTGGAAACTTAGTTCCTCGTGATGTAGCATCTCGTGCAGCAAAAGAACGTTGCGATGCTGGTTACGGAGTTAATGCAACTGGTGAAGCAGTATTTTTAGATTTTGCTTCCGCAATACAACGCTACGGAAAAGAAACTGCGCATGTAAAAGGATTGGATGAAAATGATGCAGCTTTAGTTAAAAAATTAGGACAAGAAGTCGTAAAAAATAAATACGGAAACTTATTCCAAATGTATGAGAAGATCGTAGATCAAGATCCATACAATACACCAATGATGATTTATCCAGCGGTTCACTATACAATGGGTGGAATTTGGGTGGATTATAACCTAATGACAACCGTTCCTGGTTTATATTGTATTGGTGAAGCAAACTTCTCCGATCACGGTGCAAACCGATTAGGAGCTTCTGCTTTAATGCAAGGTTTGGCAGATGGATATTTCGTATTGCCATATACAATTGGTGATTATTTATCCGATGATATTCGTACAGGAACAATTTCAACAGATTCAAAAGAATTTGAAGAAGCTGAAAAAGAAGTAAAAGAGAAACTAAACTTTTTTGTTACCAATGAAGGAAAACATTCTGTAGATTATTTCCATAAGAAATTAGGGAAAATCATGTGGAATAAAGTTGGAATGTCTCGTAATGCACAAGGATTAACAGAAGCTATTGCTGAAATAAAAGCACTTCGTGAGCAATTCTGGAAAGAAGTGAAAGTTCCTGGAACAAACGAAGAATACAACGAAGAATTAGCAAAAGCTGGTCGTGTAGCAGATTTCTTAGAATTAGGAGAATTATTTGCTAAAGATGCTTTACAAAGAGAAGAATCTTGTGGAGGTCACTTCAGAGAAGAATCCGTAGAACTAGATGGAGAACAAAAAGGAGAAGCAAAACGTAACGATAAAGACTTTGCGTATGTATCTGCTTGGGAATACAAAGGAGAACCTAGTGATGCAGTATTGCACAAAGAAGAATTAGAATTCAAGGATATTGAATTAAAACAAAGAAGTTATAAATAA
- the thiL gene encoding thiamine-phosphate kinase yields MLKDKGEQRTSLASLGEFGLIDHLTANFKITQSSTVKGIGDDAAVLDFKSKKVVVSTDLLIEGVHFDLSYMPLKHLGYKAIVVNLSDIYAMNATATQVTVSIAVSNRFPLEALEELYAGIQMASEVYKVDVVGGDTSSSTKGLLISVTAIGEIEEENITYRNGAKDNDLLVVTGDVGGAFLGLKVLQREKSVFEVNPNNQPDLDMYSYIIERQLKPEARKDISKLLHDLDVKPTSMIDISDGLSSEIMHLCKQSEVGCNLYEDKIPLDPQVISTCEEFKLDSTMVALSGGEDYELLFTVSQEDFPKIKANPNFTIIGHMTEAREGIHLVTRANTKIPLKAQGWNAMEEEQQ; encoded by the coding sequence ATGTTAAAAGACAAAGGAGAACAGCGAACATCTTTAGCGAGTTTGGGAGAATTTGGATTGATTGACCATTTGACAGCAAACTTTAAGATTACACAAAGTTCTACAGTAAAAGGAATTGGAGATGATGCCGCAGTACTGGATTTTAAATCGAAAAAAGTAGTAGTTTCTACCGATTTGTTGATAGAAGGCGTTCATTTCGATTTGAGTTATATGCCACTTAAACACTTGGGCTACAAAGCAATTGTTGTGAATTTATCTGATATTTATGCAATGAATGCAACGGCTACACAAGTTACTGTTTCCATTGCAGTTTCCAATCGTTTTCCGTTAGAAGCGTTGGAAGAATTGTACGCAGGAATTCAGATGGCTTCTGAGGTTTATAAGGTTGATGTTGTTGGTGGCGATACTTCTTCTTCTACGAAAGGATTATTGATTAGCGTTACCGCGATTGGCGAAATTGAAGAAGAAAATATTACGTATAGAAATGGCGCAAAAGACAACGATTTGTTAGTAGTAACAGGCGATGTTGGTGGCGCATTTTTAGGATTGAAAGTATTACAACGTGAAAAATCTGTGTTTGAAGTGAATCCAAATAATCAGCCAGATTTGGACATGTATTCTTATATTATTGAACGTCAGTTAAAGCCTGAAGCTCGAAAAGATATTTCAAAATTACTCCATGATTTAGATGTAAAACCTACGTCTATGATTGATATTAGCGATGGCTTGTCTTCCGAAATTATGCACTTATGCAAACAATCGGAAGTTGGTTGTAATTTGTATGAAGATAAAATTCCGTTAGATCCGCAAGTGATTTCTACGTGTGAAGAATTTAAGCTAGATAGTACAATGGTTGCGTTAAGCGGCGGCGAAGATTATGAATTACTTTTTACGGTGAGTCAAGAAGATTTTCCAAAAATTAAAGCAAATCCAAACTTTACTATTATTGGTCACATGACCGAAGCGCGCGAAGGAATTCATTTGGTGACAAGAGCCAACACAAAGATTCCATTAAAAGCGCAAGGCTGGAATGCTATGGAAGAGGAACAACAGTAG
- a CDS encoding succinylglutamate desuccinylase/aspartoacylase family protein codes for MFENSENKIITINGETVKPGEAKWIKIPIDRLPTGTLIEIPIYVCNAEKPGPTLLVQGGLHGDEINGVEIIRRMLFEGCYKIKSGAVIVLPLLNVFGFIHFSRQVPDGKDVNRSFPGVNRGSLATRIAYHVTNEILPQIDFGIDLHTGGSQRNNHPQIRFTEKMPESKKLAEIFNAPIYFATSLIEKSFRETAFNMNIPIIVYEGGESMRFDEYAIKEGVQGILNVMKFMKMIDKIDPILIERKETHLLTSHRWLRAPTAGMFVPQVLNGCSIKKGDVLGLVTNPFATYHKEVKAPYDGFVFCINHQAVVNQGNALFHIGK; via the coding sequence ATGTTCGAAAATTCGGAAAATAAAATTATTACAATAAACGGAGAAACGGTAAAACCTGGCGAAGCGAAATGGATTAAAATTCCGATTGATCGCTTGCCAACAGGAACACTTATTGAAATCCCAATTTATGTTTGTAACGCTGAAAAACCAGGTCCGACGCTATTAGTGCAAGGTGGTTTGCATGGCGATGAAATAAATGGTGTGGAAATTATCAGAAGAATGTTATTTGAAGGCTGTTATAAAATAAAAAGTGGTGCTGTGATTGTGTTACCATTATTAAATGTTTTTGGATTTATTCATTTTTCACGACAAGTACCTGACGGAAAAGATGTAAATAGAAGTTTTCCTGGTGTAAATAGAGGTTCGCTTGCCACAAGAATTGCGTATCATGTAACGAATGAAATTTTGCCACAAATCGATTTTGGAATTGATTTACATACTGGTGGCTCGCAACGAAATAACCATCCGCAAATTCGTTTCACAGAAAAAATGCCTGAAAGTAAAAAGCTTGCCGAAATTTTTAATGCGCCAATTTATTTTGCAACTTCATTGATTGAGAAATCGTTTCGAGAAACAGCATTTAATATGAATATTCCGATTATTGTGTATGAAGGTGGCGAAAGTATGCGTTTTGACGAATACGCCATTAAAGAAGGTGTGCAAGGTATTTTGAATGTCATGAAATTTATGAAAATGATTGACAAAATTGATCCAATATTAATTGAACGAAAAGAAACACATTTACTCACTTCACATAGATGGTTGCGCGCACCAACCGCAGGAATGTTTGTCCCGCAAGTACTCAACGGATGCTCTATTAAAAAAGGCGATGTCTTAGGTTTGGTAACGAATCCGTTTGCTACGTATCACAAAGAAGTGAAAGCGCCATATGATGGTTTTGTGTTTTGCATTAATCACCAAGCGGTTGTGAATCAAGGGAATGCTTTGTTTCATATCGGTAAGTAA
- a CDS encoding RimK family alpha-L-glutamate ligase has product MNIYILSINARIYSTNRLYHEAAKKGHHVRIIDHTKCAVILGDEAKSQIYAGPENITNGVDAIIPRIGTSVTQHGAAIAKQFEMNGAFTTAKSAGIIRSRNKLRTMQLLAQKRIPIPKTLFAKDTSNIKQHIELLGGAPIIIKLQEGTQGLGVMIAESEKSAKSIIESLYTMNVNIILQEFIEEANGQDIRVYIVGNKIVASMMRSSTDEDFRSNVHRGGKTESVTLTGYEKKIALQTAKVLDLPVCGVDIIRSKRGPLVIEANSSAGLEGIESHTKVNIAGEIIKYLEKNVRKFGK; this is encoded by the coding sequence ATGAATATTTATATTCTTTCCATCAACGCTCGAATTTATTCCACGAATAGACTCTATCACGAAGCCGCAAAAAAAGGACATCATGTCCGCATTATAGATCATACAAAATGTGCTGTAATTCTTGGTGATGAAGCCAAATCACAAATTTATGCAGGTCCCGAAAACATTACAAACGGCGTAGATGCTATTATTCCGCGTATTGGAACTTCCGTGACACAACATGGCGCGGCAATTGCGAAACAGTTTGAAATGAATGGCGCATTTACAACGGCAAAATCGGCAGGAATTATTCGTTCTCGAAACAAATTGCGCACGATGCAACTATTGGCTCAAAAGCGCATTCCGATTCCGAAAACGTTGTTTGCAAAAGATACTTCAAACATTAAACAACATATAGAATTGCTTGGTGGCGCGCCAATAATAATTAAACTACAAGAAGGAACGCAAGGATTGGGCGTGATGATTGCCGAAAGTGAAAAATCTGCAAAATCGATCATTGAATCGTTGTATACTATGAATGTGAATATTATTCTGCAAGAATTTATTGAAGAAGCCAACGGACAAGATATTCGCGTGTATATTGTTGGGAATAAAATTGTGGCTTCCATGATGCGAAGTAGTACAGATGAAGATTTTAGAAGCAATGTGCATCGCGGCGGAAAAACGGAATCGGTAACGCTGACAGGTTATGAAAAGAAGATTGCCCTTCAAACAGCAAAAGTACTTGATTTGCCTGTTTGCGGCGTAGATATTATTCGTTCCAAACGTGGACCTTTGGTGATTGAGGCCAATTCGTCTGCGGGATTAGAAGGAATTGAATCGCATACAAAAGTGAATATTGCTGGAGAAATTATTAAATACTTAGAAAAGAATGTTCGAAAATTCGGAAAATAA
- a CDS encoding choice-of-anchor B family protein produces the protein MKKYRYFITLAVAIAFFSACANDDHAPIPTEPIPNSIAFPDAIICENGFAGQYPCDGYDLMGHIPLSVFGASRGNDSWGWTDPQTGTEYALIGTNENTCFLDITDPTNPIYLGNLPTATVASSWRDVKVYNNHAFVVSEAPGHGMQVFDLTRLRNVVNAPEIFTADAWYDGFGSAHNIVINEQSGFAYAVGAMTLDDSTTSFNGGPHFVNIQNPTNPIAAGGYSDDAYSHDAQVVTYNGPDAEHVGKEILLGSNTNEVVIIDISDKNNPIQIATIAYADIGYTHQGWFTEDQRYFIVGDELDELNLGFNSRSIVFDLQDLDNPSVKMTYIGPTVAIDHNGYAKGNTFFLSNYTAGVRMLDISNIDGNQIQEIGFFDTFPTDNETTFNGAWNAYPYFESGNIVVSDINSGLFILRKSTD, from the coding sequence ATGAAAAAATATAGGTACTTCATAACTTTAGCTGTTGCGATTGCTTTTTTTAGCGCATGCGCGAATGATGACCATGCACCAATTCCAACGGAGCCAATTCCAAATTCCATTGCGTTTCCAGATGCAATTATTTGTGAAAATGGTTTTGCTGGACAATATCCATGTGATGGTTATGATTTAATGGGACACATTCCGTTAAGTGTTTTTGGCGCATCAAGAGGAAATGATTCTTGGGGTTGGACAGATCCGCAAACAGGAACAGAATATGCACTCATCGGAACGAACGAAAACACTTGTTTTCTAGACATTACAGATCCGACAAATCCAATATACTTAGGAAATTTACCAACAGCAACCGTTGCGAGTTCGTGGAGAGATGTGAAAGTATATAACAATCACGCATTTGTTGTAAGTGAAGCGCCAGGACATGGAATGCAAGTTTTCGATTTAACACGTTTGCGAAATGTAGTAAATGCTCCAGAAATATTTACTGCGGATGCATGGTATGATGGTTTTGGAAGCGCGCATAATATTGTGATCAATGAACAAAGCGGATTTGCATATGCAGTTGGCGCGATGACTCTTGATGATTCTACGACTTCTTTTAATGGTGGACCACATTTTGTAAATATTCAAAATCCTACAAATCCAATAGCGGCTGGCGGATATTCTGATGATGCCTATTCACACGATGCACAAGTGGTGACGTATAATGGACCAGATGCGGAACATGTTGGAAAAGAAATTTTACTTGGAAGTAACACCAATGAAGTTGTCATTATTGACATTTCTGACAAAAATAATCCAATTCAAATAGCAACCATTGCGTATGCAGATATCGGTTATACGCATCAAGGTTGGTTTACGGAAGATCAACGTTATTTTATAGTAGGCGACGAATTGGACGAATTAAACTTAGGATTCAACTCGCGAAGTATTGTATTTGATTTGCAAGATTTGGATAATCCTTCAGTGAAAATGACTTACATAGGTCCAACAGTAGCAATTGATCACAACGGTTACGCAAAAGGAAACACGTTTTTCTTATCTAATTATACGGCTGGTGTTCGCATGCTAGATATTTCAAATATTGACGGAAATCAAATTCAAGAAATTGGGTTTTTCGATACATTCCCAACAGATAACGAAACTACTTTTAACGGCGCTTGGAATGCATATCCATACTTTGAAAGTGGAAATATTGTGGTTAGTGATATCAATTCAGGATTGTTTATCCTTCGAAAAAGTACTGATTAA
- a CDS encoding alpha/beta fold hydrolase has product MKDTYFCEMQQFVTCKNIEIAYTVSGKGNALVLLHGFLETSSMWKSYVKNLSKTHKIITIDLLGHGKTPCLGYIHTMEEMAETVFSVLKELNLRKIHIAGHSMGGYVALAFAEMYPDYVKGLCLINSTARADSTQRKINRDRAIKAVKYNHKQFIRLAISNLFRPKNRKIFAESIKEVKKEALTISLQGIVAALEGMKIREDREVLLHFSPYKKMMIIGKRDPILVYEELIAQTQNSEVEVHVFPDGHMSHIENEAELLNSLRLFLKI; this is encoded by the coding sequence ATGAAAGATACATATTTTTGCGAGATGCAACAGTTTGTGACCTGTAAAAATATAGAAATCGCCTATACGGTTTCGGGAAAAGGAAATGCGTTGGTATTATTACACGGTTTTTTGGAGACAAGTTCCATGTGGAAATCATACGTAAAAAATCTCTCTAAAACCCACAAAATCATTACGATAGATTTGTTAGGTCATGGAAAAACGCCATGTTTGGGTTACATTCACACGATGGAAGAGATGGCAGAAACTGTTTTTTCTGTGTTGAAGGAACTCAATTTGCGCAAAATTCATATTGCAGGACATTCTATGGGCGGTTATGTTGCGTTGGCTTTCGCCGAAATGTACCCGGATTATGTAAAAGGGTTGTGTTTAATAAATTCCACAGCAAGAGCAGATAGTACGCAACGAAAAATAAATCGTGATCGCGCAATAAAAGCTGTAAAATACAATCACAAACAATTTATCCGTTTGGCAATTTCGAATTTATTCAGACCGAAAAATCGTAAAATCTTCGCTGAAAGCATCAAAGAAGTCAAAAAAGAAGCATTAACAATTTCTTTACAAGGAATTGTAGCTGCTTTGGAAGGTATGAAAATACGAGAAGATCGGGAAGTATTGCTTCATTTTTCACCCTATAAAAAAATGATGATTATTGGAAAGCGTGATCCAATTTTAGTCTACGAAGAATTAATAGCGCAAACACAAAACTCAGAAGTTGAGGTTCATGTGTTTCCTGATGGACATATGAGTCATATTGAAAACGAAGCTGAACTTTTGAACTCACTTAGGTTATTCTTGAAAATTTAA
- a CDS encoding MbnP family protein has product MKNIVFISALIVLIIASSCKSDENALETSAVTITFDNRISASQDLILGTTTFVNQNNETILTNELKYIISNIALIQDNGTIFEYPTANSYFIINEEDASSLTLNLTGIPLGNYTHISFGIGVDQTKYPLDGGVLNFVPQADEAGMLWNWAAGYKFIKFEGTFTPQGGTESPFAIHVGSHGMTLDNYKFVTLPLTSPINVATGNTASINVKAFVKNIIDATNQIKLEDTSDIQVDPVNAPKIATNLEGVFRVE; this is encoded by the coding sequence ATGAAAAATATAGTATTTATATCCGCTCTCATAGTATTGATAATTGCTTCATCGTGTAAAAGCGATGAAAACGCATTAGAAACTTCTGCGGTTACAATTACATTTGACAATCGTATTTCAGCGAGTCAAGATTTAATTTTAGGCACAACTACATTCGTCAATCAAAACAACGAGACAATTTTGACAAATGAATTGAAATATATCATTTCTAATATTGCGTTGATTCAAGATAACGGAACCATTTTCGAATATCCAACAGCCAATTCGTATTTTATCATTAATGAAGAAGATGCAAGCAGTTTAACTCTAAATTTGACAGGAATTCCTCTTGGAAATTACACACACATTTCGTTCGGAATTGGCGTTGACCAAACCAAATATCCGTTAGATGGCGGCGTTTTAAATTTTGTGCCTCAAGCGGATGAAGCTGGCATGTTATGGAATTGGGCAGCAGGTTATAAATTCATCAAATTTGAAGGAACTTTTACGCCACAAGGCGGAACAGAAAGTCCATTTGCCATTCACGTGGGAAGTCACGGAATGACGTTGGATAATTATAAATTTGTAACACTTCCACTTACAAGCCCAATTAATGTAGCCACAGGAAATACAGCTTCTATAAACGTAAAAGCATTTGTAAAAAACATTATTGACGCAACCAATCAAATAAAATTAGAAGATACAAGCGACATTCAAGTTGATCCTGTAAATGCGCCAAAAATTGCTACAAATTTGGAGGGTGTTTTTCGTGTGGAGTGA
- a CDS encoding succinate dehydrogenase cytochrome b subunit, protein MSGILNSSIGRKFAMALSALFLMFFILQHFAINILSVFSPSAFNEASHFMGTFWAVQYLLQPVLILGVIFHFVMGFVLEIKNRNAREVSYAKNNGSANSSWTSRNMIWSGGFILVFLVIHFIDFWIPELNVKFIKGDMSGLINPDVADSGFRYHEELVHKFEPIWRVALYCVGFIFLALHLLHGFGSAFQSVGANNKYTKALKGVSKVYAIGIPAGFIFIALFHHFTGTH, encoded by the coding sequence ATGAGCGGAATTTTAAATTCTTCGATTGGAAGAAAGTTTGCCATGGCACTTTCAGCACTCTTCCTAATGTTTTTCATCTTACAACACTTTGCAATCAATATTCTTTCTGTATTTAGTCCAAGCGCTTTCAATGAAGCGTCACACTTTATGGGAACATTTTGGGCAGTACAATACTTGTTGCAACCCGTTTTAATTTTGGGTGTAATTTTTCACTTTGTGATGGGTTTTGTGTTAGAAATCAAAAATAGAAACGCACGAGAAGTGAGTTATGCGAAAAACAACGGAAGCGCAAATTCTTCTTGGACAAGTAGAAACATGATTTGGAGTGGAGGTTTTATCCTTGTATTCTTGGTCATTCACTTTATAGATTTTTGGATTCCAGAATTGAATGTCAAATTTATTAAAGGCGACATGTCAGGATTAATCAATCCAGATGTTGCAGATAGCGGATTTAGATATCATGAAGAATTAGTTCATAAATTTGAACCAATTTGGAGAGTTGCTTTATACTGTGTTGGATTTATATTCTTAGCATTACACTTATTACACGGATTTGGTTCAGCATTTCAATCAGTTGGAGCAAATAACAAATATACCAAAGCATTAAAAGGAGTTAGTAAAGTATATGCAATCGGAATTCCGGCAGGATTCATCTTTATTGCATTATTTCATCACTTCACTGGAACTCACTAA